From Arachis stenosperma cultivar V10309 chromosome 2, arast.V10309.gnm1.PFL2, whole genome shotgun sequence, one genomic window encodes:
- the LOC130963690 gene encoding uncharacterized protein LOC130963690 isoform X2 has protein sequence MQPFSLCPVLKVSIPCFSFCELNPSHRRVVSVICLDNTLYSETQTLMEKTPHCDFFVWFDRVFQCDGHGGEDDDALAEKVKKLKELLDSFEKKNKNAVENRQWFGCCSPVFFFILGFMVCLLVGRI, from the exons ATGCAACCCTTCTCTCTTTGTCCTGTTCTTAAAGTCTCCATCCCCTGCTTCTCCTTCTGCGAGCTCAACCCTTCTCACCGTCGTGTGGTCAGTGTCATTTGTCTTGACAACACACTCTATTCAGAGACTCAGACTTTGATG GAGAAAACTCCCCACTGTGATTTCTTTGTGTGGTTTGATAGGGTATTTCAATGTGATGGTCATGGTGGAGAGGATGATGATGCTCTAGCGGAGAAGGTGAAAAAGCTGAAAGAATTACTTGATTCATttgagaagaagaataagaatgcCGTTGAGAATAGACAATGGTTCGGGTGCTGCAGTCCTGTGTTCTTTTTCATACTAGGATTTATGGTCTGTCTTCTTGTaggtaggatttag
- the LOC130963690 gene encoding uncharacterized protein LOC130963690 isoform X1: MAAGDSCGSSYRRRVKGSGDDSVSSASAHGGRFRVAKGKIPRCHCGAYAIVVEFGTEKNPKRPFFGCPFYREKTPHCDFFVWFDRVFQCDGHGGEDDDALAEKVKKLKELLDSFEKKNKNAVENRQWFGCCSPVFFFILGFMVCLLVGRI; this comes from the exons ATGGCTGCCGGAGATAGTTGTGGAAGTTCATATCGACGGCGAGTTAAAGGTAGTGGTGACGACAGTGTTAGCAGTGCTTCTGCCCACGGCGGTAGGTTCAGAGTCGCCAAAGGAAAAATTCCAAGATGTCATTGTGGAGCCTATGCCATAGTTGTAGAGTTTGGAACCGAGAAAAATCCGAAAAGACCTTTCTTTGGATGTCCTTTTTATAGG GAGAAAACTCCCCACTGTGATTTCTTTGTGTGGTTTGATAGGGTATTTCAATGTGATGGTCATGGTGGAGAGGATGATGATGCTCTAGCGGAGAAGGTGAAAAAGCTGAAAGAATTACTTGATTCATttgagaagaagaataagaatgcCGTTGAGAATAGACAATGGTTCGGGTGCTGCAGTCCTGTGTTCTTTTTCATACTAGGATTTATGGTCTGTCTTCTTGTaggtaggatttag